From Pongo pygmaeus isolate AG05252 chromosome 1, NHGRI_mPonPyg2-v2.0_pri, whole genome shotgun sequence, one genomic window encodes:
- the LOC129014224 gene encoding olfactory receptor 2B11, whose product MKSDNQSFSGDPPKAFILLGVSDRPWLALPLFVVLLLSYVLAMSGNVAIILASRLDPRLHSPMYVFLSHLSFPDLCYTSMTVPQMLVNMGSSQKTISYGGCTVQYAVFHWLGCTECIVLAATALDHYVAICKPLHYTVLMHHALCQQLVALAWLSDFGNSFVQVVLTVQLPFCGQQVLNNFFCEVPAMIKLSCADTAVNDATLAVLVAFFMLVPLALILLSYGFIARAVLRIQSSKGRHKAFGTCSSHLMIVSLCLFYLPAIYMYLQPPSSYSQEQGKFISLFYSIITPTLNPFIYTLRNKDMKGALRRLLARIWRLCGR is encoded by the coding sequence ATGAAAAGTGACAACCAGAGCTTCTCAGGGGACCCCCCTAAAGCCTTCATCCTTCTGGGTGTGTCTGACAGGCCATGGCTGGCACTCCCTCTCTTTGTGGTCCTCCTGCTGTCCTATGTGCTGGCCATGTCGGGGAACGTGGCCATCATCCTGGCATCCCGGCTGGATCCCCGACTCCACAGCCCCATGTACGTCTTCCTCAGTCACCTGTCCTTCCCAGACCTCTGCTACACTTCTATGACGGTCCCTCAGATGCTGGTCAACATGGGCAGTTCCCAGAAGACCATCAGCTATGGAGGCTGCACTGTGCAGTATGCAGTCTTCCACTGGCTGGGTTGCACGGAGTGCATCGTCCTGGCCGCCACGGCCCTGGACCACTacgtggccatctgcaagccccTGCACTACACCGTTCTCATGCACCATGCTCTCTGTCAGCAGCTTGTGGCTCTGGCCTGGCTCAGTGACTTCGGCAACTCCTTCGTGCAGGTGGTCCTGACAGTGCAATTGCCATTCTGCGGGCAGCAGGTGCTAAACAACTTTTTCTGTGAGGTGCCAGCCATGATCAAGCTGTCGTGTGCTGACACCGCTGTGAATGACGCCACGCTGGCTGTGCTGGTGGCCTTCTTCATGTTGGTGCCCCTGGCTCTCATCCTTCTCTCCTATGGCTTTATTGCCCGCGCAGTGCTCAGGATCCAGTCCTCCAAGGGACGACACAAGGCCTTTGGGACGTGTTCCTCCCACCTGATGAttgtctccctctgcctcttctACCTGCCTGCCATTTACATGTACCTGCAGCCCCCTTCCAGCTACTCCCAAGAGCAGGgcaaatttatttctctcttctattCCATAATCACCCCCACTCTCAATCCCTTCATCTACACCCTGAGAAATAAAGATATGAAGGGGGCTCTGAGGAGACTCCTGGCCAGGATCTGGAGGCTCTGTGGTCGATGA
- the LOC129033361 gene encoding NADH dehydrogenase [ubiquinone] 1 alpha subcomplex subunit 3-like, which translates to MAARLGAFFKNVWAKEPVLVVSLVIGSLAVILPPFSPYTNYSTINEATPYNYPVPVRDDGNTPDVPSHPQTPRAPAWSG; encoded by the coding sequence ATGGCCGCGAGACTCGGCGCATTCTTCAAGAATGTCTGGGCCAAGGAGCCAGTGCTCGTCGTGTCCTTAGTCATCGGGAGCCTCGCTGTAATTCTGCCCCCGTTCAGCCCCTACACCAACTACTCCACGATCAACGAGGCCACGCCCTACAACTATCCAGTGCCCGTCCGCGATGATGGGAACACGCCTGACGTGCCCAGCCACCCCCAGACCCCCAGGGCCCCAGCCTGGAGTGGCTGA